One region of Scomber scombrus chromosome 10, fScoSco1.1, whole genome shotgun sequence genomic DNA includes:
- the tuba1c gene encoding tubulin alpha-1C chain produces MRECISIHVGQAGVQIGNACWELYCLEHGIQPDGQMPSDKTLGGGDDSFNTFFSETGAGKHVPRAVFVDLEPTVIDEVRTGTYRQLFHPEQLITGKEDAANNYARGHYTIGKEIIDLVLDRIRKLADQCTGLQGFLVFHSFGGGTGSGFTSLLMERLSVDYGKKSKLEFSIYPAPQVSTAVVEPYNSILTTHTTLEHSDCAFMVDNEAIYDICRRNLDIERPSYTNLNRLISQIVSSITASLRFDGALNVDLTEFQTNLVPYPRIHFPLATYAPVISAEKAYHEQLSVAEITNACFEPANQMVKCDPRHGKYMACCLLFRGDVVPKDVNAAIATIKTKRTIQFVDWCPTGFKVGINYQPPTVVPGGDLAKVQRAVCMLSNTTAIAEAWARLDHKFDLMYAKRAFVHWYVGEGMEEGEFSEAREDMAALEKDYEEVGVDSIEGEGEEEGEEY; encoded by the exons CGTGAGTGTATCTCTATCCACGTTGGTCAGGCTGGAGTCCAGATTGGCAATGCCTGTTGGGAGCTTTACTGCCTGGAACATGGCATTCAGCCGGACGGACAGATGCCCAGTGACAAGACTCTGGGAGGAGGAGACGATTCCTTCAACACTTTCTTCAGTGAAACTGGAGCCGGAAAGCACGTCCCCAGGGCTGTTTTTGTCGACCTGGAGCCCACAGTCATCG ATGAGGTACGCACTGGGACCTACCGCCAGCTCTTCCACCCTGAGCAGCTGATCACTGGCAAGGAGGATGCTGCCAACAACTACGCCCGAGGACACTACACCATCGGCAAAGAGATCATTGACCTGGTGCTGGACAGGATCCGCAAACTG GCTGACCAGTGCACAGGCCTTCAGGGTTTCCTGGTGTTCCACAGCTTCGGAGGTGGCACCGGCTCTGGTTTCACCTCCCTGCTGATGGAGCGTCTGTCTGTCGACTACGGCAAGAAGTCCAAGCTGGAGTTCTCCATCTACCCCGCTCCTCAGGTGTCCACCGCTGTGGTGGAGCCCTACAACTCCATCCTGACCACCCACACCACCCTGGAGCACTCTGACTGTGCCTTCATGGTAGATAACGAGGCCATCTACGATATCTGCCGTAGGAACCTCGATATCGAGCGTCCTTCCTACACCAATCTGAACAGGTTGATCAGTCAGAttgtgtcctccatcactgcttCCCTTCGTTTCGATGGTGCCCTCAATGTTGATCTGACTGAGTTCCAGACCAACTTGGTGCCATATCCTCGTATCCACTTCCCTCTGGCCACCTACGCCCCCGTTATCTCAGCTGAGAAGGCTTACCATGAGCAGCTCTCAGTAGCTGAGATCACAAACGCCTGTTTCgagccagccaatcagatggtGAAATGTGACCCTCGCCACGGCAAGTACATGGCTTGCTGCCTTCTCTTCCGTGGCGATGTGGTTCCCAAAGATGTGAATGCCGCCATTGCCACCATCAAAACCAAGCGCACCATCCAGTTTGTGGACTGGTGTCCCACTGGTTTCAAGGTTGGCATCAACTACCAGCCTCCCACTGTGGTTCCTGGTGGAGATCTGGCCAAGGTCCAGAGGGCTGTGTGCATGCTGAGCAACACCACTGCTATTGCAGAGGCCTGGGCTCGGCTTGACCACAAGTTTGACCTGATGTACGCTAAGCGTGCCTTTGTTCACTGGTATGTGGGTGAGGGTATGGAGGAGGGAGAGTTCTCTGAGGCCAGAGAGGACATGGCAGCTCTGGAGAAGGATTACGAGGAGGTTGGAGTTGACTCCATTGAgggtgagggagaggaggaaggagaggaataTTAA